A window from Zingiber officinale cultivar Zhangliang chromosome 7A, Zo_v1.1, whole genome shotgun sequence encodes these proteins:
- the LOC122001589 gene encoding uncharacterized protein LOC122001589 isoform X2, with protein MGHKSSRFLPSTTSLSPASAATPQYNPFPAPPTVEIPKSTSAFPQSLLEFLTSSLRWILPPRVPDPALVTSPAPIWPLPRPRRISSDRGCSVPLFRPYVASVPWHGGVRGFLSQLFPRYGHYCGPNWSSGKDGGSMLWDQRPIDWIDFCCYCHDIGYDTYDQAKLLKADLAFLECLEQPRMASKGGGAPAAIIYRSMCIAASCLCCHCLKV; from the exons ATGGGGCATAAATCCTCACGGTTTCTTCCCTCAACTACCTCACTCTCCCCCGCTTCCGCCGCCACCCCCCAATACAACCCCTTCCCCGCCCCTCCCACTGTCGAGATACCTAAATCCACGTCAGCCTTCCCACAATCACTTTTAGAATTCCTCACGAGCTCTCTCCGATGGATTCTACCACCCCGGGTACCTGATCCCGCCCTCGTGACCTCTCCAGCTCCGATCTGGCCGCTTCCACGGCCTCGGCGGATTTCATCGGATCGAGGCTGCTCGGTTCCTCTTTTTCGACCATACGTCGCCTCGGTGCCCTGGCATGGTGGTGTGCGGGGGTTCCTCTCTCAGCTGTTCCCTCGGTACGGCCACTACTGCGGCCCCAACTGGTCCAGCGGCAAGGACGGCGGTTCTATGCTGTGGGATCAGCGCCCCATCGATTGGATCGACTTCTGCTGCTATTGTCATGATATCGGCTACGACACGTACGATCAGGCAAAATTGCTGAAGGCGGACCTCGCCTTCCTGGAATGCCTGGAGCAGCCGAGGATGGCTTCGAAAGGTGGTGGTGCTCCAGCAGCAATTATCTACCGATCTATGTGCATTGCAG CTTCCTGTTTGTGCTGTCATTGTTTGAAAGTGTGA
- the LOC122001589 gene encoding uncharacterized protein LOC122001589 isoform X1 — translation MGHKSSRFLPSTTSLSPASAATPQYNPFPAPPTVEIPKSTSAFPQSLLEFLTSSLRWILPPRVPDPALVTSPAPIWPLPRPRRISSDRGCSVPLFRPYVASVPWHGGVRGFLSQLFPRYGHYCGPNWSSGKDGGSMLWDQRPIDWIDFCCYCHDIGYDTYDQAKLLKADLAFLECLEQPRMASKGGGAPAAIIYRSMCIAGLRTVLIPYRMHLVRLQSGPSFMDVFNNFISKWSSSVNNEATKPDRNVVKPKGIF, via the exons ATGGGGCATAAATCCTCACGGTTTCTTCCCTCAACTACCTCACTCTCCCCCGCTTCCGCCGCCACCCCCCAATACAACCCCTTCCCCGCCCCTCCCACTGTCGAGATACCTAAATCCACGTCAGCCTTCCCACAATCACTTTTAGAATTCCTCACGAGCTCTCTCCGATGGATTCTACCACCCCGGGTACCTGATCCCGCCCTCGTGACCTCTCCAGCTCCGATCTGGCCGCTTCCACGGCCTCGGCGGATTTCATCGGATCGAGGCTGCTCGGTTCCTCTTTTTCGACCATACGTCGCCTCGGTGCCCTGGCATGGTGGTGTGCGGGGGTTCCTCTCTCAGCTGTTCCCTCGGTACGGCCACTACTGCGGCCCCAACTGGTCCAGCGGCAAGGACGGCGGTTCTATGCTGTGGGATCAGCGCCCCATCGATTGGATCGACTTCTGCTGCTATTGTCATGATATCGGCTACGACACGTACGATCAGGCAAAATTGCTGAAGGCGGACCTCGCCTTCCTGGAATGCCTGGAGCAGCCGAGGATGGCTTCGAAAGGTGGTGGTGCTCCAGCAGCAATTATCTACCGATCTATGTGCATTGCAG GGCTGAGGACTGTATTGATACCTTATAGGATGCACCTAGTTAGACTGCAATCTGGACCATCATTCATGGATGTGTTCAACAACTTCATAAGTAAATGGAGTTCATCTGTCAATAATGAGGCTACAAAGCCGGACAGGAATGTTGTGAAACCCAAAGGGATATTTTGA
- the LOC121999448 gene encoding protein spotted leaf 11-like, with the protein MEVKHRAARSLVHRLASAPVRSGAFGEAAAEIRRLSKDDPEMRSPLAESGAVPLLGSALLEFDSSAAEAQENASAALLNLSISAREAVMSTPGILDALAAALRLPCPSTAQNAAATVYSLLSVDEYRPIIGSKRSVIAALLDLFRGLGVTPTRSIKDALKAIFLLALYPLNRATLVEMGAVPPLFALVVKDGRRGVVEDATAVISQVAGCYESVEAFRRVAGVAILVELVDAATGASGRARENAAAALLNLVMSGGDKAVGDIMESEGAESLVRELAEGVGGEVSARGKSKAADLLRVLQRSRGSHLVHGLQEDTETSTDSAPQSLLFSSSSYSNSSFHSSIN; encoded by the coding sequence ATGGAGGTGAAGCATCGCGCGGCGCGATCGCTCGTCCACCGCCTCGCCTCCGCCCCTGTCCGGTCGGGCGCCTTCGGTGAAGCCGCCGCCGAAATCCGACGACTCTCCAAGGACGACCCTGAGATGCGATCGCCCCTCGCTGAGTCTGGCGCGGTCCCGCTCCTCGGGTCCGCGCTCCTTGAGTTTGACTCCTCGGCGGCCGAGGCCCAGGAGAACGCCTCCGCCGCGCTGCTCAACCTCTCGATCTCCGCCCGCGAGGCTGTGATGTCCACCCCTGGCATCCTCGACGCTCTCGCCGCCGCCCTTCGCCTCCCCTGCCCTTCCACCGCACAGAACGCTGCCGCCACCGTCTACAGCCTCCTCTCCGTTGACGAGTACCGGCCCATCATCGGGTCCAAGCGGTCGGTCATCGCGGCCCTCTTGGATCTCTTCCGCGGCCTCGGGGTCACGCCGACCCGGTCCATCAAGGACGCACTCAAGGCGATCTTCCTCCTCGCTCTCTACCCGCTCAATCGCGCCACTCTCGTCGAGATGGGCGCCGTCCCGCCGCTCTTCGCGCTGGTGGTGAAGGACGGGCGGCGTGGGGTTGTGGAGGACGCTACCGCGGTGATCTCCCAAGTGGCCGGATGCTACGAGAGTGTGGAGGCGTTCCGGAGGGTGGCCGGCGTCGCCATACTGGTGGAGTTGGTGGACGCGGCGACGGGGGCGAGCGGGAGGGCTAGGGAGAACGCGGCGGCTGCGCTGCTGAACCTGGTGATGAGCGGCGGGGACAAGGCGGTGGGCGACATCATGGAGTCGGAGGGGGCGGAATCGCTGGTGCGTGAACTCGCCGAGGGCGTCGGCGGCGAGGTGAGCGCTAGGGGGAAAAGCAAGGCGGCGGACCTGCTCCGTGTCCTTCAGCGCTCGCGCGGCAGCCACCTGGTGCACGGCCTTCAGGAGGACACCGAGACCAGCACCGACTCAGCGCCGCAATCGctactcttctcttcctcctcctacaGTAATTCCTCATTCCATAGCTCAATTAATTAA
- the LOC122001588 gene encoding AT-hook motif nuclear-localized protein 17-like, translating to MDHIHRHSHSLRRSDLPMAGSARAPGVMIGLSQSASDGDDDDVTSWPRAVAPDETSPGSSAVRKPRGRPPGSKNKPKQPVVVSRSRASPLHPVVLQFDGGFDIVSGLSDYVRRNRVGVSVLSASGVVSGVSLRHASVAVAHGLQAVFTLQGRFDILSFSGTLFPPSATAFPPGHFFSGTLFPPGVPQPPPLTVSLASSRGQVIAGAVMGSMSAAGPVLIMAATFSNPEFLRLPISDDDNEAAVVDDDDSGADPVTPLATSLPSNLTDLNALPVRPSRNSIVFLAQPSSVRPPPHAHPPPPHY from the exons ATGGATCATATTCATCGGCACAG TCACTCTCTTCGCCGGTCCGACTTGCCCATGGCCGGTTCAGCGCGCGCTCCCGGCGTCATGATCGGCCTCTCCCAGTCCGCCTCCGACGGCGACGACGACGATGTCACGTCATGGCCGCGGGCGGTGGCCCCGGACGAGACCTCCCCCGGGTCGTCCGCCGTTCGGAAGCCCCGAGGTCGCCCTCCGGGCTCAAAGAATAAGCCCAAGCAGCCGGTGGTGGTCTCCAGGAGCAGAGCGTCGCCCTTGCACCCCGTGGTCCTCCAGTTCGACGGCGGCTTCGACATCGTCTCCGGCTTGTCCGATTACGTCCGCCGCAACCGCGTGGGCGTCTCCGTCCTCAGCGCCTCCGGCGTCGTGTCCGGCGTCTCGCTGCGCCATGCTTCGGTAGCGGTAGCCCACGGCCTCCAGGCCGTCTTCACCCTGCAGGGGCGCTTCGACATACTCTCCTTCTCCGGCACGCTGTTCCCTCCGTCGGCCACGGCATTCCCTCCAGGGCATTTCTTCTCCGGCACGCTATTCCCTCCGGGAGTGCCGCAGCCTCCGCCGCTGACGGTTTCGCTGGCAAGTTCTCGCGGGCAGGTGATCGCCGGGGCCGTGATGGGATCGATGTCGGCGGCGGGACCCGTACTCATTATGGCTGCCACATTCTCCAACCCGGAGTTCCTCCGGCTCCCGATCTCCGACGACGACAACGAGGCGGCAGTCGTGGACGACGACGACAGCGGCGCAGATCCGGTGACTCCCCTGGCAACGTCTTTACCCTCCAACCTCACCGATCTCAACGCCTTACCCGTACGGCCATCTCGCAACAGCATCGTCTTCCTGGCTCAACCCTCCTCCGTCCGGCCTCCGCCGCACGCCCACCCTCCGCCGCCCCATTATTAA